The proteins below are encoded in one region of Leptospira hartskeerlii:
- a CDS encoding citrate synthase has product MANTAILKIDGKEYELPIITGTENEKAIDISKLRQQTGYITLDNGYLNTGACTSAVTFLDGELGILRYRGIPIEQLAEKSSFTEVAYLLIYGHLPSDKELQEWDKELTMHTLIHEDLKRLYNGFPKDGHPMAIMSTMIGSLSTYYQDSYDPENPDHRHISMVRLLAKFPTIASFAYKKSLGQPTVHPMNHLDYCSNFLNMMFSVPSEEYYIDPEIVKALNLLLILHADHEQNCSTSTVRLVGSSLANLYGAISAGICALWGPRHGGANQEVLEMLLEIKASGLPVKKIVEKAKDKNDAFRLSGFGHRVYKNFDPRAKIIKKACDAVLSRLGVNDPLLDIAKELEEAALKDSYFVERKLYPNVDFYSGIIYRALGIPVNMFTVMFAMGRLPGWIAQWKEMIESPDMKIGRPRQIYTGATDTAYDSAKKK; this is encoded by the coding sequence ATGGCAAACACCGCAATCTTAAAAATCGACGGTAAAGAATATGAACTACCCATCATTACGGGAACAGAAAACGAAAAGGCCATAGACATCTCCAAACTCAGACAACAAACAGGATACATTACATTAGATAACGGTTATTTAAACACCGGAGCCTGCACTAGCGCAGTTACATTCCTGGATGGAGAGTTGGGAATCTTAAGATACCGTGGGATCCCGATCGAACAATTAGCTGAAAAATCAAGCTTCACCGAAGTTGCTTATCTTTTGATCTATGGCCATCTTCCTTCCGACAAGGAATTACAAGAATGGGACAAAGAACTAACGATGCACACTTTGATCCATGAAGATCTAAAACGTCTTTATAATGGATTCCCTAAAGATGGTCACCCAATGGCGATCATGTCCACAATGATCGGTTCACTTTCTACTTATTACCAAGATTCTTACGATCCAGAAAATCCCGATCATAGACATATCTCTATGGTCCGCCTTTTAGCGAAGTTCCCTACAATCGCATCCTTCGCTTATAAAAAATCATTGGGCCAACCTACAGTTCACCCAATGAATCACTTGGATTATTGCAGTAACTTCTTGAATATGATGTTCTCCGTTCCGAGTGAAGAATATTATATCGATCCTGAGATCGTAAAAGCTCTGAACCTTCTATTAATACTTCACGCGGACCACGAACAAAACTGTTCTACTTCTACAGTTCGTTTAGTCGGTTCTTCTCTTGCGAACTTGTATGGAGCGATCTCTGCAGGTATCTGCGCACTTTGGGGACCTCGTCATGGAGGAGCCAACCAAGAAGTATTAGAAATGCTTTTGGAGATCAAAGCTTCCGGTCTTCCTGTGAAAAAGATCGTAGAAAAAGCAAAAGATAAGAATGATGCATTCCGTCTTTCCGGATTCGGACATAGGGTTTACAAAAACTTCGACCCGCGCGCTAAGATCATCAAAAAAGCATGTGATGCAGTTCTTTCCAGATTGGGAGTGAACGATCCTCTATTAGATATCGCTAAAGAATTAGAAGAAGCTGCTCTTAAAGATTCTTACTTCGTTGAAAGAAAACTTTATCCGAACGTAGACTTCTATAGTGGTATTATCTACCGTGCGCTTGGAATCCCTGTGAACATGTTTACTGTAATGTTTGCAATGGGACGTCTTCCTGGTTGGATCGCTCAATGGAAAGAAATGATTGAATCTCCTGATATGAAAATCGGTAGACCTCGTCAGATCTATACCGGAGCAACTGACACTGCTTACGATAGCGCTAAGAAAAAGTAA